The Coccidioides posadasii str. Silveira chromosome 3, complete sequence genome contains a region encoding:
- a CDS encoding uncharacterized protein (EggNog:ENOG410PY18~COG:S~TransMembrane:4 (i21-45o65-89i101-122o142-162i)~BUSCO:15758at33183): MGLIKSLVIDGVKKRYSTGNIISTLFESCIRFLQFVFGIAVIGLYAQDVNHARKSGLPMDSVSKWIYATVIGSLSSITAIIYILLPCAAHRPLSSFRVLQLPCFAFDSLMFVLWLVVFGIFAKMYISKDHKKDADLKRMHHAVYVDLINLSFWMITAVWCGLRWWRGDRAAKQAEKNEQFAAEEGQMQQIH, encoded by the exons ATGGGTCTCATCAAGTCCCTCGTCATCGACGGTGTTAAGAAACGCTACAGCACCGGAAATATTATCTCGACGCTGTTCGAATCCTGCATTCGATTTTTGCAGTTTGTCTTTGGTATCGCCGTCATTGGGCTCTACGCCCAGGATGTTAATCATGCAAGGAAATCGGGACTTCCTATGGATTCTGTTTCAAAATGG ATCTACGCCACAGTCATTGGCTCTCTCTCTTCAATCACCGCCATAATTTACATCCTCCTCCCCTGCGCCGCGCACAGGCCACTTTCCAGCTTCCGGGTTCTCCAACTACCCTGCTTCGCATTTGACTCACTCATGTTCGTCCTATGGCTCGTGGTCTTCGGCATCTTCGCCAAAATGTACATCTCGAAGGACCACAAGAAAGATGCAGACTTGAAGCGAATGCACCATGCCGTGTACGTCGATCTGATCAATCTGTCATTCTGGATGATCACCGCGGTCTGGTGCGGACTGAGGTGGTGGAGGGGCGACAGGGCGGCGAAGCAGGCGGAGAAGAACGAACAGTTTGCTGCTGAAGAGGGACAGATGCAGCAGATCCATTAG